The following proteins are encoded in a genomic region of Brachypodium distachyon strain Bd21 chromosome 1, Brachypodium_distachyon_v3.0, whole genome shotgun sequence:
- the LOC100832118 gene encoding GDSL esterase/lipase At5g45910, with translation MAMARSSVPLLLLLLLASSASAQKYNALYNFGDSITDTGNLCTNGNPSSITFTQPPYGETYFGKPTCRCCDGRVIVDFLSNKFGLPLLPPSKSTSANFKQGANMAITGATAMDAPFFRSLGLSDKIWNNGPISFQMQWFQQITSSVCASSCKSYLAKSLFVFGEFGGNDYNAMLFGGYNTDQASTYAPQIVDTISSGVEKLIAMGAVDVVVPGVLPIGCFPIYLSIYGTSSAADYDSLGCLKKFNDLSTYHNGLLKTKIAGLQAKYASARIMYADFYAGVYDMVRNPSSYGFSSVVEACCGSGGGKYNYANSARCGMSGASACASPASHLSWDGIHLTEAAYKQITDGWLSGAYCHPAILHS, from the exons ATGGCGATGGCGAGGTCGTCGgtgccgttgctgctgctgctgctgctggcgtcgtcggcgtcggcgcagAAGTACAATGCGCTGTACAACTTCGGGGACTCCATCACGGACACGGGCAACCTCTGCACCaacgggaacccctcctccatCACCTTCACCCAGCCCCCCTACGGCGAGACCTACTTCGGCAAGCCCACCTGCCGCTGCTGCGACGGCCGCGTGATTGTTGATTTCCTCA GCAACAAGTTcgggctgccgctgctgccgccgtccaAGTCGACGAGCGCCAACTTCAAGCAGGGCGCCAACATGGCCATCACCGGCGCCACCGCCATGGACGCCCCCTTCTTCCGCTCCCTCGGCCTCTCCGACAAGATCTGGAACAACGGGCCCATCAGCTTTCAAATGCAGTGGTTCCAACAGATCACCTCCTCCGTCTGCGCCTCCA GTTGCAAGAGCTACCTGGCGAAATCGCTGTTCGTGTTCGGGGAGTTCGGGGGGAACGACTACAACGCGATGCTGTTCGGGGGCTACAACACGGACCAGGCCAGCACGTACGCGCCGCAGATCGTGGACACCATCTCCAGCGGCGTCGAGAAGCTCATCGCCATGGGCGCCGTGGACGTCGTGGTGCCCGGGGTGCTCCCCATCGGCTGCTTCCCCATCTACCTCTCCATCTACGGcacctccagcgccgccgacTACGACTCGCTCGGATGCCTCAAGAAGTTCAACGACCTGTCCACGTACCACAACGGGCTGCTCAAGACCAAGATCGCCGGGTTGCAGGCCAAGTATGCGTCGGCGAGGATCATGTATGCCGACTTCTATGCCGGGGTCTACGACATGGTCCGGAACCCCTCCAGCTACG GGTTCAGCTCGGTGGTGGAGGCGTGCTGCGGGTCGGGGGGAGGCAAGTACAACTACGCCAACAGCGCGCGGTGCGGCATGTCCGGCGCGTCCGCCTGCGCAAGCCCGGCCTCGCACCTCAGCTGGGACGGCATCCACCTCACCGAGGCCGCCTACAAGCAGATCACCGACGGCTGGCTCTCGGGGGCATACTGCCACCCCGCAATCCTCCACTCCTAG
- the LOC100832425 gene encoding probable beta-1,3-galactosyltransferase 14 isoform X2, producing the protein MPSSPKLFASAAASRRSSLRRILSSPAFSAACLLFGLAGFLAAAVTLSRAPSPEDAPRGRCPDSSRPLSVSVAWDRRPGDAAAAAADLPVGLATGSRGRHKVMAFVGIFTGFGSVGRRRALRRTWLPADRQGLLRLEEATGLAFRFVIGKSNDKSKMLALEREVEEYDDFMLLDLEEEYSRLPYKTLAFFKAAYALFDSDFYVKADDDIYLRPDRLSLLLAKERSHTQTYIGCMKKGPVFTDPKLKWYEPQSFLLGSEYFLHAYGPIYALSADVVASLGALRNNSFRMFNNEDVTIGSWMLAMNVNHENTHSLCEPECSESSIAVWDIPKCSGLCHPEVKMLELHRRKECTGGPSEVSESDDR; encoded by the exons ATGCCCAGCTCGCCCAAGCTGTtcgcctcggccgccgcctcccgccgctccTCGCTCCGCCGCATCctctcctcgccggccttctccgccgcctgcctcctcttcggcctcgcgggcttcctcgccgccgcggtcaCCCTCTCCCGGGCGCCCTCCCCGGAGGACGCGCCGCGCGGCCGCTGCCCCGACTCCTCGCGCCCGCTCTCCGTCTCCGTCGCGTGGGACCGGCGCCCCggggatgccgccgccgctgccgccgaccTCCCGGTGGGCCTCGCCACGGGATCGCGCGGTCGGCACAAGGTCATGGCCTTCGTCGGGATCTTCACCGGGTTCGGCTCCGTCGGCAGGCGCCGCGCGCTGAGGCGGACGTGGCTCCCCGCGGATCGGCAAGGTCTCCTTCG GTTGGAGGAAGCTACTGGTCTGGCATTCAGATTTGTGATCGGTAAAAGCAATGACAAGTCTAAGATGCTAGCTCTTGAAAGAGAGGTTGAAGAGTATGATGATTTTATGCTTTTAGATCTCGAGGAGGAGTATAGCAGGCTTCCATACAAAAC GTTAGCTTTCTTTAAGGCTGCTTATGCATTATTCGATTCTGATTTCTATGTTAAAGCTGATGATGACATTTACTTGAGACCAG ATAGACTTTCCTTGCTTCTGGCTAAGGAACGCTCACATACACAAACATACATTGGATGCATGAAGAAGGGGCCTGTTTTTACCGATCCCAAATTGAAATG GTATGAGCCACAGTCCTTCCTACTTGGATCAGAATACTTCCTTCATGCATATGGGCCTATTTATGCTTTATCAGCTGATGTGGTGGCAAGCTTGGGTGCCTTGAGAAACAACAG TTTCCGAATGTTCAACAATGAGGATGTTACTATTGGATCCTGGATGCTTGCTATGAATGTCAACCATGAGAACACGCATTCACTTTGTGAACCTGAGTGCTCAGAGTCTTCAATTGCTGTCTGGGATATTCCAAAATGTTCAG GTCTATGCCACCCGGAGGTAAAGATGCTAGAGCTTCATCGAAGAAAAGAATGCACAGGTGGTCCATCTGAGGTGTCTGAATCTGATGACCGATGA
- the LOC100832425 gene encoding probable beta-1,3-galactosyltransferase 14 isoform X1 has translation MPSSPKLFASAAASRRSSLRRILSSPAFSAACLLFGLAGFLAAAVTLSRAPSPEDAPRGRCPDSSRPLSVSVAWDRRPGDAAAAAADLPVGLATGSRGRHKVMAFVGIFTGFGSVGRRRALRRTWLPADRQGLLRLEEATGLAFRFVIGKSNDKSKMLALEREVEEYDDFMLLDLEEEYSRLPYKTLAFFKAAYALFDSDFYVKADDDIYLRPDRLSLLLAKERSHTQTYIGCMKKGPVFTDPKLKWYEPQSFLLGSEYFLHAYGPIYALSADVVASLGALRNNSFRMFNNEDVTIGSWMLAMNVNHENTHSLCEPECSESSIAVWDIPKCSGVFLFASLDKWITSLLPCCTCFDQPAEWFYSRLDSREWV, from the exons ATGCCCAGCTCGCCCAAGCTGTtcgcctcggccgccgcctcccgccgctccTCGCTCCGCCGCATCctctcctcgccggccttctccgccgcctgcctcctcttcggcctcgcgggcttcctcgccgccgcggtcaCCCTCTCCCGGGCGCCCTCCCCGGAGGACGCGCCGCGCGGCCGCTGCCCCGACTCCTCGCGCCCGCTCTCCGTCTCCGTCGCGTGGGACCGGCGCCCCggggatgccgccgccgctgccgccgaccTCCCGGTGGGCCTCGCCACGGGATCGCGCGGTCGGCACAAGGTCATGGCCTTCGTCGGGATCTTCACCGGGTTCGGCTCCGTCGGCAGGCGCCGCGCGCTGAGGCGGACGTGGCTCCCCGCGGATCGGCAAGGTCTCCTTCG GTTGGAGGAAGCTACTGGTCTGGCATTCAGATTTGTGATCGGTAAAAGCAATGACAAGTCTAAGATGCTAGCTCTTGAAAGAGAGGTTGAAGAGTATGATGATTTTATGCTTTTAGATCTCGAGGAGGAGTATAGCAGGCTTCCATACAAAAC GTTAGCTTTCTTTAAGGCTGCTTATGCATTATTCGATTCTGATTTCTATGTTAAAGCTGATGATGACATTTACTTGAGACCAG ATAGACTTTCCTTGCTTCTGGCTAAGGAACGCTCACATACACAAACATACATTGGATGCATGAAGAAGGGGCCTGTTTTTACCGATCCCAAATTGAAATG GTATGAGCCACAGTCCTTCCTACTTGGATCAGAATACTTCCTTCATGCATATGGGCCTATTTATGCTTTATCAGCTGATGTGGTGGCAAGCTTGGGTGCCTTGAGAAACAACAG TTTCCGAATGTTCAACAATGAGGATGTTACTATTGGATCCTGGATGCTTGCTATGAATGTCAACCATGAGAACACGCATTCACTTTGTGAACCTGAGTGCTCAGAGTCTTCAATTGCTGTCTGGGATATTCCAAAATGTTCAG GAGTATTTTTATTTGCCTCACTGGACAAATGGATAACATCTCTATTGCCATGCTGCACATGCTTTGATCAACCTGCAGAATGGTTCTACAGTAGACTAGACTCACGTGAGTGGGTCTGA
- the LOC100831200 gene encoding transcription elongation factor 1 homolog, which translates to MGKRGSQKPAPKKKPQKLETTFTCPFCQRADGVECSIDLKLRIAVATCWACEETYATKAHSLTEPLDVYSEWIDECEKANQEDHMEID; encoded by the coding sequence ATGGGGAAACGCGGCAGCCAGAAGCCGGCGCCCAAGAAGAAGCCGCAGAAGCTGGAGACAACTTTCACCTGCCCCTTCTGCCAACGCGCCGACGGTGTGGAGTGCAGCATCGACCTCAAGCTCCGGATCGCCGTGGCCACCTGCTGGGCGTGCGAGGAGACCTACGCCACCAAGGCGCACTCCCTCACAGAGCCCCTCGACGTCTACAGCGAGTGGATCGACGAATGCGAGAAGGCCAACCAAGAAGACCACATGGAGATTGATTAG